In [Leptolyngbya] sp. PCC 7376, a genomic segment contains:
- a CDS encoding response regulator transcription factor: MTDHKLLLIEDDDNLARFLELELSSEGYGITVAKDGLSGLMAARENTPDLILLDWMLPGMTGVEVCRRLRATGAELPVIMLTAKDEIQDRVQGLDAGADDYVVKPFSIEELLARIRAHLRRNQSDEKEVLRFEDLRLNRTTREIYRGDRLIELTVKEYDLLEYLLSHAKQVLTRNQILERVWGYDETMGDSNVIEVYVRYLRLKLEAEGESRLIHTVRGVGYVLKD; encoded by the coding sequence ATGACGGATCACAAACTTCTCCTCATCGAAGACGACGATAATTTAGCGCGTTTTCTGGAACTCGAACTTAGTAGCGAAGGCTATGGTATCACCGTCGCAAAAGATGGTCTCAGTGGTTTGATGGCAGCACGGGAAAATACGCCGGATTTAATTTTGTTGGACTGGATGTTACCGGGCATGACAGGAGTAGAGGTTTGTCGTCGCTTGCGGGCAACTGGGGCAGAATTGCCTGTGATTATGCTGACAGCCAAGGATGAAATTCAGGATCGGGTGCAGGGCCTCGATGCTGGGGCAGATGATTATGTGGTGAAGCCCTTTAGTATCGAGGAGCTTTTGGCGCGAATTCGTGCCCATCTCCGTCGGAATCAATCAGATGAAAAAGAGGTTTTACGGTTTGAGGATCTCAGACTCAATCGCACTACTCGTGAAATCTATCGGGGCGATCGCCTGATTGAGTTAACCGTTAAAGAATACGATTTGCTGGAATATTTGCTGTCCCATGCGAAGCAAGTTTTAACTCGTAACCAAATTTTGGAACGGGTTTGGGGCTACGACGAAACAATGGGTGATTCCAATGTGATTGAAGTATATGTGCGTTATTTACGGTTGAAACTTGAAGCGGAAGGCGAATCTCGTCTGATTCATACTGTGCGAGGCGTTGGCTACGTTTTAAAAGACTAA
- a CDS encoding 2'-5' RNA ligase family protein, with product MSKSLYFVALLLPPDIEAIANQWKEYCKQFEAKKSSNAPPHITLQPPFQLDDCDREKMFSFLKGMVANTQKIPIILDGFGHFETRIIYMDVRQTSELLAVQNHMKVEIAERFGVKDEQYGDHPFQPHVTIAYNCLNEASFYRAWAEFKEKPLHFEFAVPALTLLKHNGRVWDVDTNFLFKNN from the coding sequence ATGAGTAAAAGTCTATACTTCGTTGCACTGCTTCTCCCGCCCGATATCGAGGCGATCGCCAACCAGTGGAAAGAATATTGCAAGCAGTTTGAGGCCAAAAAAAGCTCAAATGCACCACCCCACATTACGCTCCAACCTCCCTTTCAACTGGATGATTGCGATCGAGAAAAAATGTTCTCTTTTCTCAAAGGCATGGTGGCGAATACTCAAAAAATCCCGATTATCCTCGATGGTTTTGGTCATTTTGAGACGCGAATTATTTATATGGATGTTCGGCAGACCTCTGAACTTTTGGCCGTGCAAAACCATATGAAAGTTGAAATTGCTGAACGATTTGGGGTTAAAGATGAGCAATATGGCGATCATCCTTTTCAGCCCCATGTAACCATTGCCTATAACTGCTTAAATGAAGCCAGCTTTTATCGCGCTTGGGCGGAGTTTAAAGAGAAACCCCTACATTTTGAATTTGCTGTACCTGCCCTGACACTCCTGAAACATAATGGTCGAGTTTGGGATGTGGACACGAATTTTTTATTTAAAAATAACTGA
- a CDS encoding NUDIX hydrolase yields the protein MNIWRFIAAGLKLLVRHPIVGTTLIPILPDGKIVLARRRDTGTWSLPGGILDWGEDLTSCSRRELLEETGFELIKISRLVGVYSSLGRDPRFHAVTVAIAVEVNPSSTTIQDADEILEVKPFEASAMPLDNLSHDHAQLLCDYFDGKTVVA from the coding sequence ATGAATATTTGGCGTTTTATTGCAGCAGGACTCAAGCTCCTCGTGCGTCACCCCATTGTCGGCACAACCCTAATTCCCATTTTGCCAGACGGAAAAATAGTCCTTGCGCGTCGCCGTGATACTGGCACATGGAGTTTACCCGGTGGCATCCTCGATTGGGGAGAAGATCTAACCAGTTGTTCCCGTCGTGAGCTACTGGAAGAAACTGGATTTGAACTCATAAAAATTTCTCGTCTCGTGGGGGTGTATTCTAGTTTGGGACGTGATCCCCGCTTCCATGCTGTCACTGTGGCGATCGCCGTCGAGGTGAATCCCAGCAGCACAACAATTCAGGATGCCGACGAAATCCTCGAAGTTAAGCCCTTTGAAGCGTCAGCCATGCCCTTGGACAATCTCAGCCACGATCACGCCCAGCTTTTGTGCGATTATTTTGACGGTAAAACCGTTGTCGCCTAA
- a CDS encoding alpha/beta fold hydrolase, with translation MVCVVRNSRLKLSQGQIFWRETGQGNAIVFIHGECRDSSQWSNYFEEISKKYHCFAPDLLGFGDSERSKVPYSIQWESEVLEELFDNLRLKQFYLVGDGLGAWVATRYAVNHPEQIKGLVLRSPLGVETDQNPSYFWEKCLVSPLPIVPWLLKLISPIAPILGLRKKIQNAFEHRKTLRRSPGTCKLLFRGSARLKSEFLNFQLAQLTTPTLILSTQDDSSVQIAQSQTYNQLIKHSEYKGLKNESEAIDTIQTWLQTQHSSTKNN, from the coding sequence ATGGTCTGTGTCGTTCGCAATTCTCGCTTAAAACTAAGCCAAGGACAAATTTTTTGGCGGGAAACAGGGCAGGGAAACGCAATTGTATTTATTCATGGGGAATGTCGCGATAGTTCCCAATGGTCAAACTATTTCGAAGAAATAAGCAAGAAATATCATTGTTTTGCGCCAGATTTATTGGGATTTGGCGATTCGGAACGATCCAAAGTCCCCTATTCGATCCAGTGGGAAAGCGAGGTTCTCGAAGAATTATTCGACAATCTTCGTCTCAAACAGTTTTATCTTGTTGGAGATGGTCTGGGCGCATGGGTTGCAACACGTTATGCAGTGAATCATCCAGAGCAAATTAAAGGATTAGTTTTGCGATCGCCTCTCGGTGTGGAAACAGATCAAAATCCAAGTTATTTCTGGGAAAAATGTTTGGTTTCGCCATTGCCGATTGTGCCCTGGTTGCTCAAACTCATTTCACCCATCGCACCGATCTTAGGTTTAAGAAAAAAGATTCAAAATGCCTTTGAGCATCGCAAAACATTGCGCCGATCGCCGGGTACTTGCAAACTTTTATTCCGTGGTAGTGCAAGACTAAAATCTGAATTTCTCAACTTCCAGTTAGCTCAACTCACAACACCGACTCTGATTCTCTCGACCCAAGACGACTCTTCCGTACAAATTGCCCAATCCCAAACCTATAACCAACTGATCAAACACTCAGAATACAAAGGTTTAAAAAATGAGTCCGAGGCAATCGACACTATTCAAACTTGGCTCCAAACTCAACATTCATCAACTAAAAATAACTAG
- a CDS encoding mechanosensitive ion channel family protein, translating into MAKFWRRFFLALCTCLLCWQMGTAIAQPKVEPLITPEVSEPETLRGAPVVLGDDELFRIEARIASFDQEFRAKVISERLLEFAKNEELDVDYLQVIDNEETQTSDVLVGTTLLATFADVDAVAAGKDRYDLAKEYQNIIRDKILEYRAAFSLRNILLGVAYTIIATIILLLSFLAINLSLPRVHRYLRSCQSTWIPALKVFGIELLSSKQVVDLTLEVFKIIRLTTWLTLIYIYGNLVLSFFPWTQGFARQLFGYARSAIFTVVKGSINYLPNLFFIAVIIFVTSYTLKIFRFFFQEIEKEKITIQGFYAEWAIPTYKLVQVLVLVFAAIVAFPYLPGAETPAFQGVSIFVGLLLSLGSSAAVANVVAGTIMTYTRAFRIGDRIQIGETKGDVLAKTLLVTRIQTLKNEMITIPNSAVLSSHIVNYSEANNDPETPPLILYTTITLGYDVPWRKVHKVLLDAVAVTPNTLLTPRPFILQTSLDDFYVSYEINAYTDKPKLMPDTYSHLHRNIQDKCNEADIEILSPHYRAARDGNQITIPADYLPEDYEPPSFRINNFPPQKNS; encoded by the coding sequence ATGGCTAAGTTTTGGCGGCGATTTTTTCTAGCACTCTGCACTTGTCTACTCTGCTGGCAAATGGGGACGGCGATCGCCCAGCCAAAAGTTGAGCCATTAATTACTCCAGAAGTGTCTGAACCAGAGACTTTGCGAGGTGCACCTGTTGTCCTGGGCGATGATGAATTGTTTCGCATTGAGGCACGTATTGCGTCATTCGACCAAGAATTTCGAGCAAAGGTTATTTCGGAGCGGTTATTGGAGTTTGCTAAAAATGAAGAGCTAGATGTTGATTATTTACAAGTAATCGATAACGAAGAAACTCAAACATCTGATGTGCTGGTCGGCACAACATTGCTAGCAACTTTTGCCGATGTTGATGCTGTTGCTGCGGGCAAAGATCGTTATGATTTAGCAAAAGAATATCAAAATATTATTCGCGATAAAATTTTAGAATATCGAGCCGCCTTTAGCTTACGCAATATTCTTTTAGGTGTAGCTTATACGATCATTGCAACGATTATTTTACTGCTGAGCTTTCTTGCTATTAATTTATCTTTGCCGCGAGTCCATCGTTACCTCCGGAGCTGCCAAAGCACTTGGATTCCTGCATTAAAAGTTTTTGGAATTGAGCTTTTATCTTCAAAGCAAGTTGTTGATTTAACCCTTGAAGTCTTTAAAATTATAAGACTAACGACTTGGCTGACACTAATCTATATTTATGGCAATTTAGTCCTCAGCTTTTTCCCATGGACACAAGGCTTTGCAAGACAGCTATTTGGATATGCGAGAAGTGCTATTTTTACTGTTGTGAAAGGCAGTATTAATTATTTGCCAAATCTCTTTTTTATCGCTGTCATTATTTTCGTTACGTCATATACTCTGAAAATCTTTCGCTTCTTTTTTCAGGAAATTGAAAAAGAAAAAATCACGATTCAAGGATTTTATGCAGAATGGGCAATTCCGACCTATAAACTTGTGCAAGTTTTGGTGCTCGTTTTTGCGGCGATTGTTGCATTCCCTTATTTGCCAGGAGCAGAGACCCCTGCCTTTCAAGGGGTTTCGATATTTGTCGGTTTATTGTTATCACTCGGTTCGAGTGCAGCTGTGGCGAATGTCGTGGCAGGAACAATTATGACCTATACCCGTGCTTTTCGGATTGGCGATCGCATCCAAATTGGTGAGACAAAAGGTGATGTCCTCGCAAAAACATTATTGGTAACCAGGATTCAAACCTTAAAGAATGAGATGATTACTATTCCGAATTCAGCGGTTTTAAGTAGTCATATTGTGAACTATAGCGAAGCTAATAATGATCCTGAAACACCACCTTTGATTCTCTATACAACAATTACCCTTGGGTATGATGTGCCATGGCGAAAAGTTCATAAAGTGCTCTTGGATGCCGTTGCCGTCACGCCGAATACATTGCTCACACCAAGACCTTTTATTCTGCAAACAAGCTTGGATGATTTTTATGTGAGTTATGAGATTAATGCCTATACAGATAAACCGAAATTAATGCCCGATACATATTCACATTTGCATCGAAATATTCAAGATAAATGCAATGAAGCGGATATCGAAATTTTATCTCCCCATTATCGTGCAGCACGGGATGGCAATCAAATTACAATTCCTGCAGATTATTTGCCCGAAGACTATGAACCACCGAGCTTTCGTATCAATAATTTTCCTCCACAAAAAAATAGCTAA
- the nirD gene encoding nitrite reductase small subunit NirD: MTQALKTRENTDIQQWMTVCTVTDIFPNTGVCALVEGQQVAIFRVQTNGEDKVFALSNYDPFSKANVLSRGILGDRQGVIKVASPIYKQNFNLATGECLDDESVSVPSYPVQIVDGNVQIGV; the protein is encoded by the coding sequence ATGACTCAAGCTTTAAAGACTCGCGAAAATACTGATATTCAGCAGTGGATGACGGTTTGTACTGTAACTGATATTTTCCCCAATACAGGTGTTTGTGCTTTGGTAGAAGGCCAACAAGTCGCAATCTTTCGAGTTCAAACCAATGGAGAAGACAAGGTTTTTGCGCTCAGTAATTATGATCCTTTTAGTAAGGCGAATGTGCTCTCCCGAGGAATTTTAGGCGATCGCCAAGGTGTAATTAAAGTGGCTTCTCCAATCTACAAACAAAACTTCAACCTTGCGACGGGTGAATGTTTAGATGATGAGTCTGTGAGTGTGCCAAGCTATCCTGTGCAAATCGTTGATGGCAACGTACAAATTGGTGTTTAA
- the nirB gene encoding nitrite reductase large subunit NirB — MSNKQNLIVIGNGMVGHKFLEVMAGKNATEKYNLITFCEESRVAYDRVNLSGYFSGKSAEDLSLVEPNFYEENNIQIHIGDKAVSIDREKKTVTSAKGKELAYDKLVLATGSYPFVPPIKGKDVPGTFVYRTIDDLEAMEAYAKTSKVGVVVGGGLLGLECANALQNMGLETHVVEFAPRLMPVQIDDAGGTVLKNKIQELGVTVHTDKNTTEIVSENGKIVKMTFADGTELATDMIVFSAGIRPRDELARAHDLEIGDRGGIVINDYCQTSDPDIYAIGECALYNKRIYGLVAPGYQMATVAADALTETAEATTFTGADMSTKLKLLGVDVASFGDNCGQTPDSREIAVNDSVKGIYKKLVLNADGSRLLGGILVGDASEYGTLLQFTQNDIALPPHPEDLLMPPREGQAATGLGVDSFPDTAQICSCNNVSKGDLISAIHDQELTDIGSVKKCTSAGTGCGGCVPLVTTIMKSEMKKMGLTVKNDLCEHFAYSRQELYSLVRFHKIKTFADLISQFGKGLGCEVCKPAVTSMLAATWNEHILEQPHAGLQDTNDRFLANTQKDGTYSVIPRIPGGEITPEKLIVLGEVAKEFELYTKITGAQRVDLFGARLDQLPEIWRRLIDAGFESGHAYGKALRTVKSCVGSTWCRYGVQDSVSFAIEVEQRYRGLRAPHKLKSAVSGCTRECAEAQSKDFGIIATENGWNVYLCGNGGMKPQHAELFASDLDKETVIKYLDRFLIFYIRTADKLERTATWFSKLEGGMDYLREVIIEDSLGICDELEAQMQTLVDTYECEWKAAIENPDKLKLFRSFVNTDAVDPNLVYVEERHQKRPATEEERKVLSSIS, encoded by the coding sequence ATGTCCAACAAACAGAATCTAATTGTCATTGGGAATGGCATGGTCGGCCATAAATTTTTGGAAGTTATGGCAGGCAAAAATGCCACCGAAAAATACAATTTGATTACTTTTTGTGAGGAATCTCGCGTTGCTTATGACCGGGTAAATCTCAGTGGTTATTTTTCCGGTAAAAGTGCCGAAGATCTATCTCTAGTTGAACCCAATTTTTACGAAGAAAATAATATTCAGATTCATATCGGTGATAAAGCCGTTTCCATTGATCGCGAGAAGAAAACAGTTACTTCTGCTAAAGGTAAAGAGCTTGCTTACGACAAATTAGTGCTTGCCACTGGCTCTTATCCTTTTGTGCCACCAATTAAAGGCAAAGATGTCCCTGGTACATTTGTGTATCGCACCATCGATGATTTAGAGGCGATGGAAGCCTATGCGAAAACCAGCAAAGTTGGGGTTGTCGTTGGTGGTGGTTTGCTCGGTTTGGAATGTGCAAATGCGCTGCAAAATATGGGATTAGAAACCCATGTTGTAGAGTTTGCGCCTCGCTTAATGCCGGTGCAGATCGATGATGCTGGCGGTACAGTTCTCAAAAACAAAATTCAAGAGTTGGGCGTTACGGTTCACACCGACAAAAATACGACAGAGATTGTCAGCGAGAATGGCAAAATCGTAAAAATGACGTTTGCAGATGGCACTGAGCTGGCCACCGACATGATTGTCTTCTCCGCAGGTATTCGTCCCCGTGATGAACTCGCCAGAGCTCATGATCTAGAGATCGGCGATCGCGGCGGTATTGTGATTAATGATTACTGCCAAACGTCTGACCCAGATATCTATGCCATCGGTGAATGCGCACTCTATAACAAGCGTATTTATGGCCTAGTCGCTCCCGGTTATCAAATGGCGACGGTGGCAGCAGATGCCCTTACTGAAACAGCGGAAGCGACTACTTTTACTGGCGCAGATATGTCCACCAAGCTCAAACTATTGGGTGTGGATGTGGCAAGCTTCGGGGACAATTGTGGTCAGACACCGGACTCCCGAGAAATTGCTGTAAATGACTCCGTTAAAGGCATCTACAAAAAATTAGTGCTCAATGCCGATGGCTCACGTTTGTTGGGCGGCATTTTGGTTGGTGATGCGTCTGAGTACGGCACATTGTTGCAATTCACCCAAAATGATATCGCGCTACCTCCCCACCCAGAAGACTTATTGATGCCGCCTCGGGAAGGTCAAGCAGCAACTGGTTTAGGTGTTGATAGTTTCCCAGATACAGCGCAAATTTGCTCCTGTAATAACGTCAGCAAAGGCGACCTGATTTCTGCCATTCACGACCAAGAGTTAACCGATATTGGCAGCGTCAAAAAATGCACCAGTGCAGGAACTGGTTGTGGCGGTTGTGTTCCTCTCGTGACGACAATTATGAAGTCCGAGATGAAGAAAATGGGCCTCACCGTGAAGAATGATCTTTGCGAGCACTTCGCCTATTCTCGCCAAGAACTTTATTCCCTCGTGCGCTTCCATAAAATTAAAACCTTCGCTGATTTGATTAGTCAGTTTGGCAAAGGGTTGGGTTGTGAAGTTTGTAAGCCTGCTGTTACCTCGATGCTTGCGGCAACCTGGAATGAACACATTTTGGAACAACCCCATGCTGGCTTGCAAGACACAAATGACCGTTTCCTTGCGAATACTCAAAAGGACGGCACTTACTCTGTTATCCCTCGTATTCCGGGCGGTGAAATCACCCCTGAAAAGTTGATTGTGCTCGGTGAAGTTGCAAAAGAATTTGAGCTTTATACGAAAATTACAGGTGCTCAACGGGTTGATTTATTCGGTGCTCGTTTAGATCAATTACCTGAAATTTGGCGACGCTTGATTGATGCTGGTTTTGAATCTGGACACGCTTACGGTAAGGCTTTACGGACAGTAAAATCCTGCGTCGGCAGTACTTGGTGCCGCTACGGTGTGCAGGATTCTGTCAGTTTCGCTATTGAAGTTGAGCAACGTTATCGTGGTCTTCGCGCCCCCCATAAACTTAAGTCCGCAGTTTCTGGCTGTACTCGTGAATGTGCTGAAGCCCAGAGCAAAGATTTTGGAATTATTGCAACTGAAAATGGCTGGAATGTGTATCTGTGTGGCAATGGCGGCATGAAGCCTCAACATGCGGAATTATTTGCCTCTGATCTTGATAAAGAGACGGTGATTAAATACTTGGATCGTTTCCTCATTTTCTATATTCGCACGGCCGATAAATTGGAAAGAACGGCTACTTGGTTTAGCAAGCTGGAGGGTGGCATGGATTATTTGCGGGAAGTAATTATTGAGGATTCCCTCGGTATCTGTGATGAACTAGAAGCACAAATGCAAACGCTTGTTGATACCTATGAATGCGAGTGGAAAGCGGCTATCGAAAATCCCGATAAGCTCAAACTCTTCCGTAGCTTCGTGAATACTGATGCTGTTGATCCGAATCTTGTTTATGTGGAAGAGCGCCATCAGAAGCGTCCTGCAACAGAGGAAGAGCGCAAGGTATTGAGTTCGATTTCCTAA
- a CDS encoding ABC transporter ATP-binding protein — translation MSDLVLDVRQLQVQFQTEAQVNIAVNQIDFQLERGKTLGIVGESGSGKSVTSLALMGLVPKPGRVAAGEILFKSEPDGEALDLESLPEWERRTYRGGKIAMIFQEPMSSLNPVYNVDFQLTEAILLHQNISKAEARKQAIARLEEVQLFPEVMERYPHELSGGQLQRVMIAMAIASNPTLLIADEPTTALDVTVQAKILQLLRDLSQARQMSLIFITHDLGVIAELVDDVAVMYRGKIVEQGDIKDIFKNPQHPYTKGLLACRPRLDQKLVLLPTVADFMTVEEIPETQEISIQERSPDENLQAQVSLEEDKARLESLVAQQPLLSIQHLQVGYRKRGVLGMGSYNMAVNDVTFDLYPGETLGLVGESGCGKSTLARAILRLMQPLGGDILFRGENIAKLPARSKRLRQLRREMQIVFQNPYNSLNPRMAIGRAIAEPMVIHNIKRDKKKRLERVQYLLERVGLNPDWVNRYPHELSGGQRQRVCIARALAIEPQFIICDESVSALDVSVQAQVLNLLKELQSEFQLTYIFISHDLSVVKFMSDRIIVMNKGKIEEMGAAEQIYRDPQQDYTRQLISAIPKGF, via the coding sequence ATGAGTGATTTGGTTCTCGATGTCCGCCAACTGCAAGTGCAATTCCAAACGGAAGCGCAAGTCAATATCGCAGTAAATCAAATTGATTTTCAGTTGGAACGTGGCAAAACGCTCGGCATCGTTGGGGAATCTGGCTCAGGGAAATCGGTTACATCGTTGGCCTTGATGGGTTTGGTGCCGAAGCCAGGTCGGGTTGCGGCGGGCGAAATATTGTTTAAATCTGAGCCTGATGGTGAAGCTCTAGATCTTGAAAGTTTACCGGAATGGGAACGGCGTACCTATCGCGGTGGCAAGATTGCGATGATTTTTCAGGAGCCGATGAGTTCGCTAAATCCGGTTTATAACGTGGATTTTCAGCTGACGGAAGCGATTTTACTACATCAAAATATTTCGAAGGCTGAGGCTAGAAAACAGGCGATCGCCCGACTAGAGGAAGTACAACTTTTCCCGGAGGTGATGGAGCGATATCCCCATGAGCTATCGGGTGGGCAACTTCAGCGGGTAATGATTGCGATGGCGATCGCCTCGAATCCAACCTTATTAATTGCGGATGAACCGACGACCGCATTAGATGTGACGGTGCAGGCAAAAATTTTGCAACTGTTGCGGGATTTAAGTCAGGCGCGGCAAATGTCCTTGATTTTTATTACCCATGACCTTGGCGTGATTGCAGAACTCGTTGATGATGTGGCAGTGATGTATCGCGGCAAAATTGTTGAGCAGGGCGATATTAAGGATATTTTCAAAAATCCTCAACATCCTTATACAAAAGGACTTTTGGCTTGTCGTCCCCGGTTAGATCAAAAGCTTGTGCTTCTTCCAACAGTGGCCGATTTTATGACCGTTGAGGAAATTCCCGAAACTCAAGAGATTTCAATTCAAGAGCGATCGCCTGATGAGAATTTACAGGCGCAAGTTTCCTTAGAAGAAGACAAAGCTCGCCTCGAATCTCTCGTGGCACAACAGCCCTTACTTTCAATTCAGCATCTCCAGGTTGGCTACCGTAAACGTGGTGTTTTGGGGATGGGCAGCTACAACATGGCAGTTAATGATGTGACTTTTGACCTTTATCCTGGCGAAACGCTGGGTTTGGTTGGCGAGTCCGGCTGTGGAAAATCGACCCTTGCCCGTGCAATTTTGCGATTGATGCAGCCTCTCGGTGGCGATATTTTATTTCGTGGCGAAAATATTGCGAAGTTGCCTGCCCGTAGTAAGCGCCTTCGCCAACTACGTCGGGAAATGCAAATTGTTTTCCAAAATCCCTACAATTCCCTCAATCCCCGAATGGCTATTGGTCGGGCGATCGCCGAACCGATGGTTATCCACAACATCAAACGCGACAAGAAAAAACGATTAGAGCGGGTGCAATATTTGTTAGAACGAGTTGGCTTAAATCCCGACTGGGTAAATCGCTATCCCCATGAATTGTCGGGTGGACAGCGGCAGCGGGTCTGCATCGCGCGAGCATTGGCGATCGAGCCACAGTTTATTATCTGCGACGAATCCGTCTCAGCATTAGATGTTTCAGTACAGGCACAAGTCTTGAATTTGCTGAAGGAATTACAATCTGAATTCCAGCTCACCTATATCTTTATTTCCCATGATCTCAGCGTCGTTAAATTTATGAGCGATCGCATCATCGTGATGAACAAAGGCAAAATTGAGGAAATGGGAGCCGCTGAACAAATTTATCGAGATCCTCAACAGGACTATACGCGCCAACTAATTTCTGCCATTCCGAAAGGATTTTAA
- a CDS encoding PTPA-CTERM sorting domain-containing protein, protein MIFDAGLHIAAIAPHSTRNCYTVAVIAASPAQALVITTQANTPFSTVEGAQTITFDDATLRASGLGNQRGGVDYTHESGVSYTGIGGDIVQGNKGGRYAAPPSQGDYDNTNNPYLTVGSFGNTASDIVSIDLDVESDYFGFYFGSIDTHNNISFFDGDQLIKSISGKAIRDAANGDQGVTGARFVNIFAEEGENFNRIEFQSDGIAFETDNHAYRVANPEAVPTPAAVLPILSGLFAAAKRRKQDDAAE, encoded by the coding sequence ATGATATTCGATGCTGGTTTACACATTGCTGCTATTGCACCTCACTCGACTAGAAATTGCTATACCGTCGCTGTAATAGCAGCAAGCCCAGCACAAGCATTAGTGATTACAACCCAAGCCAACACTCCCTTTTCAACTGTTGAAGGTGCACAAACAATTACCTTTGATGATGCGACATTACGCGCTTCCGGTCTTGGGAATCAACGCGGTGGAGTAGATTACACTCATGAGAGCGGCGTTTCTTATACAGGAATCGGTGGTGATATCGTGCAAGGTAATAAAGGTGGTCGCTATGCTGCTCCTCCTAGCCAAGGCGATTATGATAATACAAATAATCCTTATTTGACTGTTGGTAGTTTTGGAAACACTGCATCAGATATTGTTTCCATTGACCTTGATGTTGAATCAGATTATTTCGGCTTCTACTTCGGTTCCATTGATACTCATAACAATATTAGTTTCTTTGATGGTGATCAGTTAATTAAATCTATTTCAGGTAAGGCTATTCGTGATGCTGCGAATGGTGACCAAGGTGTTACAGGTGCTCGTTTTGTGAATATCTTTGCGGAAGAAGGTGAGAACTTTAATCGCATTGAATTTCAATCTGATGGCATTGCGTTTGAAACTGATAACCATGCTTACCGTGTTGCTAATCCAGAGGCTGTTCCTACACCTGCTGCTGTCCTTCCAATTCTTAGTGGTTTATTTGCCGCAGCAAAGCGTCGTAAGCAGGATGATGCTGCTGAATAA
- a CDS encoding IS630 family transposase: MQQARYDFWQKMQATLAKNLIFIDESGVNLAMTRLRARSEKGKRAYSPKSSKRGKNVSLIGALGFKGMVANYHLLGSTDGLTFEAFISQKLIPNLWAGACVVMDNCSIHLGESVRTMIEAVGAKLIYLPPYSPDFSPIENCWSKLKSTLKSIGARTYLALDKAIEVAFSKITLDDIRCWFTHCCYCTSLD, encoded by the coding sequence GTGCAACAAGCCAGATATGATTTTTGGCAGAAAATGCAAGCGACTCTAGCGAAAAACTTGATTTTTATCGATGAATCGGGCGTGAACTTAGCCATGACAAGACTGAGGGCACGTTCTGAGAAAGGGAAACGAGCTTATAGTCCGAAATCCAGTAAACGAGGCAAGAATGTTTCTTTGATTGGAGCATTAGGCTTCAAGGGAATGGTCGCTAATTATCATCTGCTGGGGAGTACGGATGGATTAACCTTTGAAGCATTCATCAGCCAGAAGTTAATACCAAACTTATGGGCGGGAGCATGTGTGGTGATGGATAACTGTTCGATTCATTTAGGAGAGTCAGTACGCACAATGATTGAGGCCGTGGGAGCTAAGTTGATTTACCTTCCTCCCTATTCTCCAGATTTTTCACCCATTGAAAATTGCTGGTCAAAGTTGAAAAGTACCTTGAAAAGTATCGGGGCAAGAACTTATCTAGCTCTAGACAAGGCAATTGAGGTAGCTTTTTCCAAGATTACCCTTGATGATATTCGATGCTGGTTTACACATTGCTGCTATTGCACCTCACTCGACTAG
- a CDS encoding transposase produces MTGEEESSILPKAYSLDLRQKIVDAYERGGVSQSSLARQFGVAKSFVQKLLDQKRLTGSIAPKKRSQQTPPKLNEEHQTILRQLLTKKNDATLAELCDEMEKRTGLRVANSTMHRTLRRMGYSLKKNILSRP; encoded by the coding sequence TTGACTGGTGAGGAAGAAAGTAGCATCTTGCCGAAAGCCTACTCATTAGACTTAAGACAGAAAATAGTGGATGCCTACGAAAGGGGTGGTGTGAGTCAAAGTAGTCTTGCCCGACAATTTGGAGTGGCGAAAAGTTTTGTACAAAAGCTCCTCGACCAAAAACGACTGACAGGGTCGATTGCTCCGAAAAAACGAAGCCAACAAACACCTCCCAAATTAAACGAAGAGCATCAAACAATATTGCGCCAGTTGCTCACCAAGAAAAACGATGCGACGCTAGCGGAACTATGTGATGAGATGGAGAAACGCACTGGTCTCCGTGTGGCCAATAGCACCATGCATCGCACCTTAAGAAGAATGGGATATAGCCTCAAAAAAAACATTCTATCCAGACCTTAA